The following DNA comes from Desulfitibacter sp. BRH_c19.
GATAGTTTTGCTAGTACATGTTTTTCAAATTCCATCTTGTAAGCACTTGATGCAAGAGAAGCCTCAATTGTAACCATGGCAGGCCCTACAATTACTGCAGAAAATAGGAATAACCATGGCAATAAACTTGTATACCATAATGGGTGTAATTTTTCCGGCATTATCACGAACAAAGCTCCTAAGGAGGATTGATGCATCGATGACAGAACTATACCAGCAATTACTGCAGGAATGGCTATCTTTGTAGTGACCTGGTATACCTTCTTCCACTTAAACCTTTTGGATATGACAGGAAGAAACTCCACCAAGAGGACAACGTTGTATACCATAACACAAGTAAAAACTTCAAATAAAACAGATGTATAACCCCAAGAGAAAAGTGGTCTCCACCAGTTATACCACAAACCAACGTCCATGCCCAAACCGACTACCACTAGTAAATATCCAATCCAGGCTGTTAAAATAGCTGGTTTAGAAAGGGATTTAAAGTCTTTGAGATTAAAGATGTAATAGAGAGCCGCTGTGGTAAAACCACCTGCTGCCAATGCCACCCCTAACATAACATCTACGCCAATCCATAAACCAAAGGGCCAAGAATCGTTTAGATTTGTTACTGATCCCAAACCAAATACTAATCTGTACAACATGGTGCTTGCTCCAAAGGAAGCTACAAGCAAAAGCACTATTCTTAAAAATGTTATTCTAAATGAAAAGGATCCTATTTTTATAGTTTTATAGCCCACAGCTATTCACCTACCTTTTCAATTTTATCTTGTTCAGCTTTTAAAACCTGCTCCTTACGGTGCGTAAGCATGTAAATAGCTGTCATAGAAGCACCAACACCTACCGCCAAAGCTGGTACTTTCTTAAGTGCTTTCCATGTAAGCTTTGGATATGGTTCATAAGATATTTTTGTAGAAAAACCTAAGTTCTCAAAAGGTACATCTGAAAGATAAAGTACACTTGTACCCCCTGCCTCATGCTCTCCATATATATGGTCAATATATTTTCCAGGATTAGTAGATATCCTCTTTCTTGCAAGTGCCAACATTTCCTCCCTGTCCCCAAATTCGATAGCGCTAGGACATGAGGTAGCACAGGCTGGTTTTCTGCCTTCTTCTAACAAGTCAATACAAAGCCTACATTTTTTAACAGCTGGAAAAACTTTATCCCACTCATATTTAGGTATCCACCATGGACACGCTAACATGCAGTAACGACATCCAACACAGTTCTTTTTGTTATATACAACAGCACCTGATTCACTTTTTGTTATAGCTTTAGCAAAGCATGCAGAAACACATGCTGGATCTATACAGTGCATACACATCCTCTTAACAAATCTCCAGGCTGGCTTTCCATGCTGCTCAGTTTCTATAAAATCTACCATAGTAAATGTCTGAGCTGCAGTTGCAGGAGGATTTGTTATGGAATTTGAAAAGCTGGTTTTCTCCGTATCTAGATTATTCCAGGATTTACATGATACCTGACACGATCTACATCCAATACATCTAGTAATATCTATTAACATGGCTTTAGACAATCTAATCACCCCCAACTATTTATATTTTTCGAATATTACACATAAATGCTTTGCTCTCAGGTATAGATGAGTTTGCATCACCCACATTAGGAACAAGAGTATTTGCAGAAGCTCCTGTGGAAAGTCCCTTAAATCCCCAGTGCCAGGGCATACAAACAAGATGATGCACGTTACCCCTTATGTATAAAGGTTTGTTACGGGATGTTACCATAGCCCTGACCTTTATTTGTCCTCTGGGAGAGCTAATTAGAATCATTTCACCAGGTTCAATTCTATATTCGGCGGCAAGCTCTCTAGATATTTCTGCATACATTTCTGGCATTAACTCAACCAAAGATGGTAGGTTCCGTGTCATTACACCACTTTGATAATGCTCAGTTACACGCATTGTAGAAGCAATTATAGGATAATTAGGATCACCCTTTTCAACTAGCTTACTATGGTCATGTTTCCATATGTTTGCAACAGGCATGAACTCTCTTTTGCTAAAGGCGTTTTTAACTGGGCTTTCAACAGGTTCATAATGCTCTGGGAAAGGACCATCTAAAGGGGAATCTGAAAACAGTCTGCCCACTCCCTCAACCGTCATAATGAATGGGCTACTTCCAGATACTTCTGGTTCTATAGTTGCGTTAAAATCTGGAACATCTAGATTTGTCCACTTTCCTCCACTATAGCTAAATATGGGCTTTTCATTATTCCATGGCTTACCATTAATATCTGCTGAGCATCTATTGTATAATATTCTCCTGTTAAGTGGCCACGCATACGAATAATTAAGGAATACTCCTAAATCTCCAGGATCATCTAGTTCACGTTTTTTGCATGCCGGGTTTTCTGGATCAGCAAAATAACCTGCATAAATCCAGTTTCCACAGGCAGTACTTCCATCATCCTTAAGAACGCCAAAAGAAGTAATCCCCTGACCACTAGCCACATCATATCCATTAACCTCTAGTGCTATCTTTTTAACATCAGGTTTTTTCTCAAAGCTTCCACCGTAATCCCAATTCATCTTCAGAATTGGATCTGGATAAGCTCCTCCTTGTGACTTATATAAATCCCGAACTTCATTAAATATTCTATCTACAATCCATAGGTCGCTTTTACACTCACCTATTGGTTCAATTGCTTTGTAACGCCACTGTATCCATCTGCCACTATTTGTAACTGATCCTTCTTTCTCGTATACACTAGCAGCAGGTAGCATAAATACCTCTGTATCCACTTCCTCTGGGTTAACATCTGGAGCTTTCCAGAATGCACCAGTTTCAGTCTCGAAGAGGTCTATTGCTACCATCCAGTCTAATTTTTTTAATGCCTCTACAGTATAGCTAGTATTAGGTCCTCCAACTACTGGATTTTGACCCCAGATCATCATTCCATTAATAGTTCCCTCATGGGTATCCTTTATTATACTTTGATGGGAATGATCATTTGCGTCACACTTAGGAAAATAGTCGTATCCAAAATTATTTTGCGGTGTAGCATTTTCCCCATAAAATGCCTTTAATAAACTCACAAAGAATTTTGGTTTGTTTACCCAGTATCCACCAGGTGGAGTTTCCTTTTGAATGTAATCTGCTAAATTTGGATGAGCAAAATCCTTTGGAACAGCTAGATAGCCCGGAATTATGTGATATAGCATTGCCATATCAGTAGAGCCTTGCACATTACACTCACCACGTTGCGCATTTACTCCACCTCCAGCTATCCCCATATTACCGAGGATTAACTGCAACATAGCAAGTATCCTGACATTCTGGGTTCCAACAGAATGCTGGGTAATGCCCATTGCATAAA
Coding sequences within:
- a CDS encoding formate dehydrogenase, producing MTNHWIDYKNSDVFLIIGANPAENHPLAMKWIHRAKEQRGAKVIVVDPRYSRTCASADMVAHIRPGTDIAFINGIIKYALDHGSYHHDYVINYTNASYLVREDFIFNDGEFSGLQEKDGKEVYDKGTWKYQLDEEGKPIKDITLTNSRCVFQLLKKHVERYDIETVCQVTGCDRQTYETVARTYTSTGIAGRAGNVIYAMGITQHSVGTQNVRILAMLQLILGNMGIAGGGVNAQRGECNVQGSTDMAMLYHIIPGYLAVPKDFAHPNLADYIQKETPPGGYWVNKPKFFVSLLKAFYGENATPQNNFGYDYFPKCDANDHSHQSIIKDTHEGTINGMMIWGQNPVVGGPNTSYTVEALKKLDWMVAIDLFETETGAFWKAPDVNPEEVDTEVFMLPAASVYEKEGSVTNSGRWIQWRYKAIEPIGECKSDLWIVDRIFNEVRDLYKSQGGAYPDPILKMNWDYGGSFEKKPDVKKIALEVNGYDVASGQGITSFGVLKDDGSTACGNWIYAGYFADPENPACKKRELDDPGDLGVFLNYSYAWPLNRRILYNRCSADINGKPWNNEKPIFSYSGGKWTNLDVPDFNATIEPEVSGSSPFIMTVEGVGRLFSDSPLDGPFPEHYEPVESPVKNAFSKREFMPVANIWKHDHSKLVEKGDPNYPIIASTMRVTEHYQSGVMTRNLPSLVELMPEMYAEISRELAAEYRIEPGEMILISSPRGQIKVRAMVTSRNKPLYIRGNVHHLVCMPWHWGFKGLSTGASANTLVPNVGDANSSIPESKAFMCNIRKI